Proteins found in one Epinephelus fuscoguttatus linkage group LG4, E.fuscoguttatus.final_Chr_v1 genomic segment:
- the LOC125887283 gene encoding mannose-binding protein C-like yields the protein MRMILLLCILCLMTSTGHNQAAGAPGTYGPPGPPGPPGPPGLAGPVGPPGMTGPPGPAGLYGPPGMTGYTGPSGPAAFCGRDIFGPIMEELETLKKSLAKVKLTINYDFVRSVGQKYFVSNKEMGSFSRAVEFCSQQGLELALPQNEEENNILTQVFVESNENTWINVSNKAVGKFEADMKNQHLAFTKWGEGQPDKSIQDTGCIMLSENGVWKVTPECSLNAYIICQI from the exons ATGAGGATGATTCTTCTACTCTGCATCCTCTGCCTGATGACTTCTACTGGCCACAATCAGGCTGCAG GAGCACCTGGAACATATGGACCTcctggacctcctggaccaccTGGACCACCTGGattggctggaccagttggaccTCCTGGAATGACTGGACCACCTGGACCAGCTGGACTATACGGACCTCCTGGAATGACTGGATATACTGGACCATCTGGACCTGCTGCATTCTGTGGACGAG ATATCTTTGGCCCTATTATGGAGGAACTTGAAACCTTAAAGAAGAGCCTTGCGAAGGTCAAGCTGA CTATAAACTACGACTTTGTCCGCAGCGTTGGTCAGAAATACTTTGTGTCCAACAAGGAGATGGGCTCGTTCTCCAGGGCCGTTGAGTTCTGCTCCCAACAAGGCTTAGAGCTGGCTTTGCCCCAGAACGAGGAAGAGAACAACATACTGACTCAAGTGTTTGTGGAAAGTAACGAGAACACCTGGATCAACGTCAGCAATAAAGCAGTGGGGAAGTTTGAGGCTGATATGAAAAACCAACATCTGGCCTTTACCAAATGGGGAGAAGGGCAGCCAGACAAGTCCATCCAGGATACAGGCTGCATTATGCTGTCAGAAAACGGTGTCTGGAAAGTGACACCTGAATGCTCTCTGAATGCTTACATCATTTGTCAGATATAG